From one Deltaproteobacteria bacterium genomic stretch:
- a CDS encoding cyclase family protein has product MPKLIDLSLPLTTNVTVVPGHPTLSFHPIHTHETHGRSNTEMHASIHTGTHCDPPYHFVPGGKTIDQMPLERFMGPAVKIDLRRRARPRTGLTIDDVRTSPGFRERDLKGRIVVFHTGWNRKMFGNPNYYFDNPFITPELARWLVSKRIKALALDSPQDQVQGKGEPRPGDFPVHRTFLGKGIPFIEHLANLHKVPKRTFTLIAFPIKIEGGDGAPCRAVAVV; this is encoded by the coding sequence ATGCCGAAGCTGATCGACCTGAGCCTGCCGCTGACCACCAACGTGACCGTGGTCCCGGGCCATCCGACCTTGTCGTTTCACCCGATCCACACGCACGAGACCCACGGGCGCTCCAACACCGAGATGCACGCGAGCATCCACACAGGCACCCACTGCGACCCGCCGTATCACTTCGTGCCCGGCGGCAAGACCATCGACCAGATGCCGCTGGAGCGCTTCATGGGGCCCGCGGTCAAGATCGATCTGCGCCGAAGGGCCAGACCCAGGACCGGCCTCACCATCGACGACGTCCGCACCTCGCCGGGCTTCCGAGAGAGGGATCTCAAGGGGAGGATCGTGGTGTTCCACACCGGCTGGAACCGCAAGATGTTCGGCAACCCCAACTACTACTTCGACAATCCCTTCATCACCCCGGAGCTGGCACGCTGGCTGGTATCGAAGCGCATCAAGGCGCTGGCCCTGGACTCGCCCCAGGACCAGGTGCAGGGAAAAGGGGAGCCCCGGCCGGGCGATTTCCCGGTGCACCGGACCTTCCTCGGCAAGGGTATCCCGTTCATCGAGCACTTGGCCAACCTGCACAAGGTCCCGAAGCGCACCTTTACGCTGATCGCGTTCCCGATCAAGATCGAGGGCGGCGACGGCGCGCCGTGCCGCGCCGTCGCCGTGGTTTAG
- a CDS encoding tripartite tricarboxylate transporter substrate-binding protein, translating into MKRAVVGIVGLSFALAFVAGFSGTAWSVEDFFKGKTLRFIVGASPGGGYDTYTRTAARHISKHFPGNPTPVVQNLTGAGGLIVANYLYNKVKPDGLTVGVWNNVFLLHEALGSRRVNFKARKFGWVGAPVTGWPSCAVMGFTGLKSWDDLVKSGKPLKVGSSGGTGTTLPTILNIASGKKLFDIVPGYKGTAIVRLALQARELGGVCMAFESMRVTARSMLDAKGDDKLVPILVHGNPPDKEVKDLPRVTDLVQGKDNVAMLNAWAVQYNFQRPVTLPPGTPKARVAAWRKAYAATLEDPAFLADAKKSKLNVVYVSGEDAEKHTETILSMSPETKERLKWMLPK; encoded by the coding sequence ATGAAGCGAGCCGTTGTCGGAATAGTCGGCCTGAGCTTTGCCTTGGCGTTCGTCGCGGGCTTCTCGGGCACCGCCTGGAGCGTCGAGGACTTCTTCAAGGGCAAGACCCTCCGCTTCATCGTCGGAGCCTCGCCGGGTGGCGGATACGACACCTACACACGCACCGCCGCGCGCCACATCAGCAAGCATTTTCCCGGAAACCCGACGCCGGTGGTGCAGAACCTGACCGGCGCCGGCGGCCTCATCGTCGCCAACTACCTCTACAACAAGGTCAAGCCCGACGGGCTGACAGTGGGCGTCTGGAACAACGTGTTCCTGCTGCACGAGGCGCTGGGCTCCCGGCGTGTCAACTTCAAGGCACGGAAGTTCGGCTGGGTGGGCGCGCCCGTGACCGGCTGGCCGAGCTGCGCGGTGATGGGATTCACCGGCCTCAAGAGCTGGGACGATCTGGTCAAGTCGGGGAAGCCCCTCAAGGTGGGGTCGTCCGGCGGCACCGGCACCACCCTTCCCACGATCCTCAACATCGCCTCCGGCAAGAAGCTCTTCGACATCGTTCCCGGTTACAAGGGTACGGCGATCGTGAGGCTGGCCTTGCAGGCGAGGGAGCTGGGCGGGGTCTGCATGGCGTTCGAGTCCATGCGGGTGACGGCGCGTTCCATGCTCGACGCCAAGGGCGACGACAAGCTGGTCCCCATCCTGGTCCATGGGAATCCGCCGGACAAGGAAGTGAAGGACCTGCCGCGGGTGACGGACCTAGTCCAGGGCAAGGACAACGTGGCCATGCTCAATGCCTGGGCGGTGCAATACAACTTCCAGCGGCCGGTAACGCTGCCGCCGGGCACCCCCAAGGCCCGGGTGGCGGCCTGGCGCAAGGCCTATGCCGCGACCCTCGAGGATCCGGCCTTCCTGGCCGACGCCAAGAAGTCCAAGCTGAACGTGGTGTACGTGTCCGGCGAAGATGCCGAGAAGCACACGGAGACGATCCTGTCCATGTCTCCGGAGACCAAGGAGCGCCTCAAGTGGATGTTGCCCAAGTGA
- a CDS encoding NAD(P)-dependent oxidoreductase has protein sequence MSVLVTGGTGFVGIHIVAQLASLGESVVALSAEGELDEAARALLGQAAAKVTCVKADVLDLAAMCEALKNHAVDRVIHGAAVTAIGDLEPEAARSAALVNVGGTATVLEAARLNGVRRFVHLSSASVYGATEPSAPLEEDAPLAPTGIYGITKRAAEEIVRRCFVLFSINGVILRLSAPYGPLERPNPLRTVMSPVFDWCRAALDGEEVELADDLERDLTYVADAARCVVLALRKQHLSYPVYNASCGENIRFSDVLAALARVRPGFRFHRKEGGSLSPFFRASLRGPLSMKRAREELGFEPRYDIERGLGRYLEWLEHHRL, from the coding sequence ATGAGCGTTCTGGTGACCGGCGGAACGGGCTTCGTAGGGATTCATATCGTCGCCCAGTTGGCGTCGCTGGGCGAGAGTGTGGTGGCGCTGTCGGCCGAAGGCGAATTGGACGAAGCGGCGCGAGCCTTGCTTGGCCAAGCGGCGGCGAAAGTGACCTGCGTGAAGGCCGATGTCCTGGACTTGGCCGCCATGTGTGAGGCCTTGAAGAATCATGCCGTGGACCGGGTCATCCACGGTGCCGCTGTGACCGCCATTGGCGATCTCGAGCCCGAGGCGGCCCGGTCGGCCGCACTGGTGAACGTCGGCGGCACCGCCACCGTGCTCGAAGCCGCTCGACTCAATGGGGTGAGGCGTTTCGTCCACCTGAGCTCGGCGAGCGTGTACGGCGCCACGGAGCCGTCCGCACCACTGGAAGAGGACGCCCCGTTGGCGCCAACCGGAATTTACGGCATCACCAAAAGGGCCGCCGAAGAGATCGTGCGCCGCTGCTTCGTTTTGTTCAGCATCAATGGTGTCATACTGCGCCTCTCGGCTCCCTATGGCCCGCTGGAACGTCCCAACCCCTTGCGCACCGTCATGTCGCCGGTGTTCGACTGGTGCCGGGCCGCGCTCGACGGGGAGGAGGTGGAACTCGCGGACGATCTGGAGCGGGATCTCACCTATGTCGCGGATGCCGCGCGCTGCGTCGTGTTGGCATTGCGCAAACAACACTTGAGTTATCCGGTGTACAACGCCAGTTGTGGTGAAAATATTCGCTTCTCCGACGTTCTGGCGGCCTTGGCGCGAGTGCGGCCTGGATTCCGCTTCCACCGGAAGGAAGGCGGATCGCTGTCGCCGTTCTTTCGCGCCAGCCTGCGCGGCCCCTTGTCCATGAAACGGGCACGGGAGGAACTCGGTTTCGAGCCGCGATACGACATCGAGCGAGGGCTCGGCCGGTACCTGGAATGGCTGGAGCACCACCGGCTCTAG